In Candidatus Defluviilinea gracilis, the genomic window AGAGACAGTTTCAACGTCGAGAAAGGATTCGAGGCACGCAGGGATTTTCGAATCGCATACCATCCAATCCAGACCGTAATCAGCGCGTGCCACGCAAGCGTGGTAAAGGAGATCGAGAGCGGCAGGGACTCGTACGTCGTCTGCACCACGATGCCTTCGCCAAACCAGCCGAACACCGCGCCCGCGAGAAATAACGCCCAGATGTTTTTGACTCTGAAGCGCGAAACGATCAGGAGGAACACGAACCCCATCAACGAATACGCCAGCCAGGTCATCGCCCATTCGCCGAGCGAATCCTCGGGACGTTTGCGCGCCCAAAATAAAAGTTCGGAGAAGAGAAAGAAAATGTAACCCGTAGACAGCGTCAACACGAATTTTTTGAATGTTCTCATAGCACATATACAGGTTGGGATTCAGAAATGTTGCAAGATGTTCCCCAAATTGTTGATTGGTAAAATTTACGCCGAATGTCTTTTAGCCTAACCCCATGACCAAGCGCAAACCCGCTTCAACTTGTTCGAGAAGATAAATTGGCAGATCACCGATCTTCTCGGTCAGAAAACTTTTGTCCACTGTTAGGACCTGCGAGACATTCGCAATCGAATCTTTGGATAAGCCTGTGGCTTTTAGTGGCAAAAATACATTTCCAGGCGCGTTTGTTAATTTGAGATTGGATGTGATGACAACAACAATCGCAGTTGCAATGCGACTGCGATTGAAATCATCGGACTGAACGACCAACACTGGGCGGCGAAAACCAGGTTCTGAGCCTGTAGGTTCGGGCAGGTCTGCCCACCAAATTTCCCCGCGTTGAATTACCACTGTTCTCCATCCAGCGATACGACCTGCATCGTCACTATCTCAGGCTCAAGCGCCGAGGGTTCATTGGCATAGACCTGATCCAAAGTCTCTGTGATGTTTTCCGTTTCATGTTCTGCCACATACGCATTCAGTGCGGCGGTATACAACTCGCTCAGCGAAACTCCCATTTTTTTAGCAAGGTTTTGCGCGGCATGGAAAACTGGATTGGGGATGGAAATGTCAGATTTCATAGTTCACCTATTTTTACAAGACAAGCAACCTTCGACATTATACCTCGCGTCGAAGCCATTTACTCACATCCATTCGCCACATGCTCCTCGAATGTCTCCGCAAAGGAGTGATACCCTGAACCGTCGCACTTGGCACGGAAGAAGAAGTACGGCGTCTCAGCAGGGAACGCGACCGCTTGCAGAGAATCCAAATCGGGATTGGAGATCGGCGCGGGCGGCAAACCTGCGTAGACGTATGTGTTGAATGGCGAGTCGAATTGCAGGTCGTCCAAACTGAGCGGATTCTTCCACCACGTTCCAGCGGCGAAATCAAACCCCAGCGCGTATTGCACGGTCGGGTCGGCTTCGAGTTTCATCCCGATATTCAAACGATTGAGATAGACCGAAGCGATTAACGGCTTCTCTTCATCCTGCACAGCTTCGCGCTCCACAATGGACGCGACGATCACGGCTTGATACACCGTCAGTCCTTGTTGTTCAAAACCGTGAGTCAACTCGGAAGTGAGTTTCAGCGAAAAGTTGCGGAGAAGTTCATCCATCAATTCGTTGACCGATATGTTGCGCGAAAGGATGTACGAATCGGGGAATAGAAATCCTTCGAGAGAGTCTGCGCCGTCGAGAAAATCGTAATCGTTGCGCCGATTCCGCGCGGCGGCGAGAAATTCGTCGGGCGTGATTGCCAAGCCCGAGGTCGGGAGAGACGCGGCGATCTCCTCCATCCGCCAGCCTGCGAGGACAGTGAATGTCGCTTCGGTGGCGCTCGCGTCTTGAATCTCCCGCGCAATGTCAATCGCGGACATCGCCGCGCTGAGTTTGTACTCGCCCGCTTGAATGGACGTGTCCAGCCCCGAATACACCAAATAGTCGCGGAACGATTCAGCGTCGCGGATCAATGCCGCATCTTGCAGACTCGCCGCGATCGAACTCACCGACTGCCCCGACTCGATTCTGAAATTCCGTTCGCTCGCCTCGCCATTCAGCGGACGCGTGAGCAAGCCGTCGTACCACAACAATCGCGCGGAATATTGCGCGCGCTGGAATATCGTCAGCCACGGCGCGGGCGGACCGTAAATCCGCGCGGCTTCGGAGGGAATGGCGATGAAGGCAACGAGAAAACAGAGAATTGTGAGAATTAAGAGAATTGGGAGGATGAGTTTGCGCATGGGGGCTGGGTAAACACGGAAACAGGTTGTAACTCGTATCTCGTAATTCGTATCTCGTACCTCACCTTACGCAGTACGCAGTACGCAGTACCTTTCACTTCCGCGACTCTAAATAGGAACGGAGTATCACCACCGCCGCCAACGAATCGTGGTGCCCCGCGCGTTTCTTGCGCGAGACGCCCATTTCGACGACCGCCGTGCGCGCGTCTTGCGTGCTGAACGATTCGTCGAACAACTCCACAGGGATGTGAGTCTGCCCGCGCAACGCGTCGGCGAATTTCGCGGCGCGCCTGCCTGCCAGATTCGGTTTGCCTTCTTCGTCAAACGATTGACCGACGACGATCAAGCCGACCTCATTTTCAGCGGCAAGATTCGCCACCTGCGCCGCGTCGAGCAGACGGGAAACATGCTCGATCACTTTGAATGGGCTGGCAATCGTCGCGGTCGGGTCGCTGAGCGCGAGACCGATCCGCTTTTCGCCATGGTCAACTGCTAGGATACGCATTGGGGTAAATCACCGTAGATAGGTAGACACGGAAACAAGTAAACAAGTAAACAGGTAGACAGGTAGACAGGTAGACAGGTAGACAGGTAACATGAAACATGAATCTTGAAACTCACTACTTTCCACTTTCTTCTTTCCTCTTTCATCGTTTCGACACAGCTCAACGCAAGCCTTCATAATTCATCCTTCACTCCGTAACCACCTCAATCCGAAACGGCAACAACGGAATCCACTTCCACCACGAGGGGAACATTGAAATCACTGGCTCGCTTTCCCAATCAAACGACTCGTCCAAGCGTGCACGCCCTTCATTCACGCTCAAGCCGCGAATCAATGTTGCGATCTGCGCGACGTCAACCGATTGAACGATCTGCCTCTCGGCGCGCAACTGCCAACGCGTAGAATCGTCTTCACTTAACACAGGTAAGCCAACGGATTCAGTTTTCACGTTGGATGATGCAACGCGAAAGCCCGAAGGGAGAGAAGCGTTCAACGCAAGCGAGGCAAGCTCACTCAAGTCTGAAGCGGAGGCGTAACGCGTGGAATATTCCACTTGCAAGGTCAACGTCAACGTGGTTCCAGCCGCGCCCGCAGGCGGATCAAATTCTTCCAACAAAATTTGCGAGATGGAAATCGTTTTATCAAAAAGAATATCGCCCGAACCAACATCGTTCAAAAATTTTATACGCGCGTCTTCGTCGAGAGATTTCATCAACAACTCTTTCGCGCGCGCGCGATCCGCATCGCTCGCCTGCACAGACGATTGTTCGCGCCCGCCTTCCGTCGGCTCGGGGTTCGTGACCGAAAGCGAAAGCCCCAGCGCGCCGCGAATGACGATCAACGACTCTGCGGGCAGGTTGCCGATCGCGCCGCTCTCCACCGCCTCGACGGGAATCTCAAGTTCTTTGCCGACGCCCGCCGCGATGATGCCGTCTTCAAGAGTCACAAATTGCACGAGCGCGTCACGCGCCGCCTCCACAATTGTGCCAGCGGGTATCGTCACCGCGTTCGACGTGAGATTGCGAAACACAACAACGCCAGTCGCTTTCGATTGCGGCACAACGCCCTCGCCCGTCACCACAACCGTTTGCGCGCCGTCGAGAATGATTCGTTTTTCACGCGCAGGGATGTTGCCCGTCACAAAAACAGACTCGGTCGATTCACTCGCGATCACAGGGATCACAATGCTTTGCGTTTCAGTGATCGGTTTCAATCGGATTTGCGCGCGCGGGATGAACAACGCGACGATGAGAAACACCGACATCACGCCGACGATGAACGCGCCAAGCCGTGTAGCGGGATGCGCGCGCCACGCTTCTTCTCGGACTTGAACCTGCTCCCGCTTCTCACGCAGATTCTTCGCTGGAGGCTTTCGCGTCAACCTCTTCGGCGGATTCTGCGCCCACGCCTCTTTCTGCGCCTCCGCCGTTGACTCAAAAACAGGGATGCCCAACTCTTCGGCGTCTGCGCGCACGCGCCTTGTGCGAGTCACCAACCCCACCTGCGCGCCAAGTGACGACGCGTGCCGTTGCAAAACTTTCAAGTCCGCTTGACGAAGCGCGATCTTCTCGAACTTGGGCGCCACCAACAAAATGCGCGGCGTCTTCGCCCACGACATCCTGTCGCGGACGGAGATGAGGTCATCGTGCGATTCGAGGGTGATGATCTTGGTCTTCATTGCGAATAATTATAACTTGAGCCGCATCCACAGCGACGACATATCCTGCACTGGGCGTATGACGAGCGCGGGAAGAGAAAAAAACAAGTACAATATGCGCCGCTTCAAAATCCACATCAGTGAATATGACCCGCATCCAATGCGGGTCATATTTTGGGAGAACTCTTTTGTTTAACGATTTAAAACACTTTCGAGCGCAAGCGATCATTTTCGACAAGGACGGCACGCTCATTGACTTTGACGCAATGTGGGGCGGATGGGCGCTCTATCTGGCGGAACAATTACATCGGGCAAGCGGCATCCAAGTGCGCGACGCGTTATGCGACGCGTTCGGTTACGATCAAGCGTCGAAAAAAGTCCTGGCGCATGGCATGATGGCGGCTTCGCCAATGGGTAAGTTGCGCCAATTGACCGTCGAGGTCATGCAGGCGCAGGGGCTATCCGCTGAACAGGCGGAACGAGTCGTGGATGAAGGCTGGTGCATCCCCGACCCTGTAATTTCGGCAAAACAATTCACCGACACGTGGGCGTTATTCAGCAAACTGCATCAGCAGAATATCAAGATCGGCATCGCCACCTCCGACGACCGCGCGCCGACTCAGGCGATGATCGAAGCGTTCGACATCGAAGACTTCATCACGACGATGGTCTGCTCGGACGATGGAATCCCCTCCAAGCCCGCGCCCGAAATGGTGACAACGATCTGCCAGCGCATGAACATTGAACCATCGAAGGTGATGGTGATCGGCGATACCACGTCGGATTTGAAGATGGGACGCGCGGCAGGCGCGGGTTTAGTGGTCGGCGTCCTTTCGGGAGTCTCCGCTGCAAAGGATTTGATCCCGTTTGCCGATGTGATCATCGATTCGGTGGATGACCTGCATGCGTATGTAGAGTCGCTGGCGGGGAACGAAAGCATCGATCCGCAAAACGGCTTGAACCCCGATTTTGCTTTTTGACACTTCCACAAAGACCCTCACGGTTGTAGAAATCTCGAGGGTCTAATTTTTATTTTCAAAGGAAACAATCCATGGACATTCTGGACGAAACCCACATCGCCTCTTCCGTAGAGGAACACAGCGCGCAATTGGACGCCAGCCAATATACGCGCGAAGGCATTTTGAAATATGAGAAGATCTACGGTCATGCTTTCGTCAGCACCGGCGGACTGGACAGCACGCGCGAGATCATAAAAATGCTGAATTTGAAACCGGGGATGGAAGTGCTGGATATCGGCTCCGGTCTCGGCGGCTCGGCGTTCCACATGGCTCAGGAGTACGGCGCGCATGTTCACGGGCTGGACCTATCGCACAACATGCTGTCGCTTGCCAACGAACGTTTGCAGGAATTGAATCTCGATTCGCGCGTGACCTTTGAGTTTGGCGACATCCTCGAGAGCCGCTTCGACTCAAAGTACGATGTGGCATACAGCCGCGACGCGTTCCTGCACATCCCTGAAAAAGCGAAGTTATTCCAAACGCTCAAGCGCGCGCTCAAACCGGGCGGCTTGTTATTCTTCACCGATTACTGCTGGGGTGAAGGCAAACACAGCGACGAATTTCTCGCCTACGTTGCGCAACGCGGCTACGACCTGTATACCGTCGGCGAGTACGGCAGACTCATCGAGCAGGCGGGCTTCGTCGAAGTGCGGGCAATGGATAAGACTCCGCTCTTTGGCGATTACCTCGAACTCGAACTGGCGAAACTGCCCAACGACGGCTCGCTCCCTGAGATCAGAAAATCGTGGCAGGAAAAACTCGTCCGCAACCGCAGAGGGGAACAAGGCTGGGGTTGGTTTATGGCGCGGCGTGGAAAATAGCAAACAGACAAAAAAAGAGACAGGCGATACGCCTGTCTCTTTTCGATATTACGTTCGAACTACTGTGTAAACGACATCCACACGACAATTCCATCGTCCGCGCCGGCAACTGTAACCGTCAGAAACTTATCGTCTTGCGAGTAGACCAGCAAAGCGCCCTGCTCGTCCGACGTGGTCACCATCGGCGACCAGCCGGCAGCGCCCAAGTTGCTGGTATAAAAATCTGCCGCTTCTTTGGCTGTGCCCGTGAACTTGAAACTGTAATTGTTCGCGTCGAATTCCTGTCCAGCCGTCGCCTGCGGCATGATCGGGATGCCGTTCCATTCAGCCACCGGCGTCCCTTGCGGGTCGAAGTAATTTCCGATCTGCGCGATCTCGCTGGGCAGGGCTTCCAACGTTCCGAGCGGCATGGTAGTCGCCAAAGCCTCCAGCGTTTCCATGGGCATGGCGCTCGCAAAAGAACTCACATCAGACGCAACAGCCTGCGCGGTGTTCGCCGCATTTTTTACGTCGTTGACCGGGTTGGAGATCAGCGAACAGGCGAGCAGGAAAACGAGAACCAGCGTAAACATTGAAACTTTAAATAGTCGTGACATTCGAACTCCTTTTGAGATAATCATAATCCCATCTATTTTTCCAAGTAGAGGGAAGAATGTACTACACAACAAAGGGCAGACCCATTAGTCTGCCCTACAGTTTTACTTCAATTTTTCTTCGACGACTTTCGCAACTTTACTCAACGCCTCTTTGGCATCGCCAGCGAGACTCCCCTGCGCCATGTTGGGACGCCCGCCGCCCTTGCCGCCGATACCCGTGATGAGATCGCCCGCCTTGAGTCCGCGCTTGACGAGATCCTCGGTCACTACCGCGATGACGGCTGACCCAGTTATCAGTAGAGCGACTCCACCCTTCGGATATTTCTCGCGGAACTTGTCGGCGAGCATACGGAGTGTGTCTGCATTGGAATCGGGTATCTCTGCCGCGAGGATGTGCGTATCTTTTACAACTTGGAGATTAGAGACTAGAGACTGGAAGGATGAAAGCGCGGCTTGGGCGCGAAGACTCGCAAGTTCCTTTTTCAGCTCGGCGATCTCGCTTTGTCCGCTTTCCACTTTCTGAGGGACTTCATCCACCGAAGTCTTCAACAACGCCGCGGATTGTTTCAACGTTTTGAATCGCTTCGCAATCAACTCATACGCGCCGCGACCCGTCACCGCTTCGATGCGCCGCACATTCGCCGCGACCGAACCTTCGCTCACAATGAGGAACGCGCCGATGTCCGATGTCCGTTCGAGGTGCGTGCCGCCGCAGAGTTCGTAGGAATACTTTGTTCGTCCAGCAGTTGAACTGCTGGACGAACTTTCCAAACCTTCCAGAATCGAAATCGTCCGCACAGTCTCGCCGTATTTCTCACCAAACAACGCCATCGCGCCTTCTTTTTTAGCTTCCTCCAGCGACTTGCTTTCTTTTTTCACGGGCATATCTGCCGCGATAGCATCGTTGACCATGTGTTCGATACGATCAAGTTGCTCGGAAGTCAATGCTTCGGGGTGGTTAAAGTCAAAGCGCAGGCGGTCGGGCGCGACCAATGAACCTGCTTGCGTGGCTTGGTCACTCAGCACGGTGTGCAATGCTTTGTGCAAGAGATGAGTGGCGGTGTGATTCCGCATGATGTCGTGGCGGCGGGTCAAGTCCACTTCGGCGATGGCGTTGTCGCCCACTTTAGGTTGACCCGAAATGACCGTGCCAACGTGAACGATCACACCCGCCGAAGCGCGCCGCATGGAGGAGATTTCAATTTCCCACCCCCCTCCGGCTCCCCCCATTTTCTCCGAAAATGGGGGGAGAGATTTGATGTATCCCATATCATCCACCTGCCCGCCCGACTCAATGTAGAAGCCGGTCTTTGGCAAAATCACTTGGACTTGATCGTCGAGCGAAGCAGAATCAACACTCTCGCCATTTACGATCAGAGCGAGAACTTTACCCTCCACGTGCGGGCTGTTGTACGGATCATATTCAACGCCGTTCGCGCCAAGCTTCTTCTTCGATTGTAAGTCTTTCAAAATCTCGGCAAAGAATTCCGCATCTTCGCCGCCGAGTTTGCCCATGGCTTTTCCGCCGCCGGAGGCAAGCGCGTGTTTCTCCTTTGCTTCGTTGAATCCTTTTTCGTCCACGTCGAGTCCTTGCTCGCGGGCGATGTCGCGGGAGATTTCGAAGGGAAGTCCATAAGTGGCGTAGAGGTCGAAGGCGCGATGCCCATCGAGAATTAGAGAATTGGAGGATTTCAGGTCGGCGAGCAGAGTCTCAAGGTGAGCCGTGCCAGCCTCCACCGTCCGCGCGAAGCGGATCTCTTCACGAGTCAAATTATCCAAAATGGCGGGCTGAGCCTTTTTGAGTTCGGGATAAAAATCTCCGTAGTAATTGATCACCGCCTGGGCGACTTTGGCGAGGAAGGGATCGTTCAACCCGATCTTCGAGCCGAAGCGCGCGGCGCGGCGGATGATCATGCGCGCCACGTAGTTGCGACCCGCGTTGCCTGGCACGACCCCATCCGCGATGAGGAACGCGGCAGAACGGACGTGATCGCAGATGACGCGATACGGCGTGAAATTATCGAGCATTTCTTTTTCGCTGTGACCGGGTGAGGCTTCGCAACACGTCAAGAGAGTCGGCGAAGAGGTCGGTCTTGTAATTCGAGTCCACGCCCTGCAATACGGACACGATGCGCTCGAAGCCCATGCCGGTATCCACGTGTTTTTGCGGAAGCGGCTCGAGGCGTCCGTCGTCGAATAAGTTGTATTGGATGAAGACGTTGTTCCAGAGTTCGAGGTAGCGCGTACATTCGCCGTTCACGCCGCAGACGTGGTCGGTGCCGCGCAGGTTATCGAACTCTTCGCCGCGATCTAAATGGATCTCGGAACACGGACCGCATGGACCGGTCTCTGCCATCTGCCAGAAGTTATCTTTACGACCAAAATACAAAACATGACTAGGGTCGAAGCCGGGTTGCGCCTTCCATGCGTCAGCCGCTTCATCATCGCGCGGAACATTGCCTTTGTCGTCTTCAAAACAGGTGGCGTAAATTTTATCTTTGGGCAAACCCCACACTTCGGTGAGCAGTTGCCACGACCAGGCGATGGCTTCTTTTTTGTAGTAATCGCCGAACGACCAGTTGCCAAGCATCTCAAAGAAGGTGTGATGCGTGTCGTCGCGTCCCACGTCTTCGAGGTCGTTGTGCTTGCCTGCCACACGCATACACTTCTGCGAATCAACGGCGCGGGTGTAGGGTTTTTTGTCGGTGCCGATAAAGACATCCTTAAACTGAACCATGCCCGAATTGGTGAAAAGAAGCGTGCTGTCGCCGCCCGGGACG contains:
- the alaS gene encoding alanine--tRNA ligase, whose protein sequence is MLDNFTPYRVICDHVRSAAFLIADGVVPGNAGRNYVARMIIRRAARFGSKIGLNDPFLAKVAQAVINYYGDFYPELKKAQPAILDNLTREEIRFARTVEAGTAHLETLLADLKSSNSLILDGHRAFDLYATYGLPFEISRDIAREQGLDVDEKGFNEAKEKHALASGGGKAMGKLGGEDAEFFAEILKDLQSKKKLGANGVEYDPYNSPHVEGKVLALIVNGESVDSASLDDQVQVILPKTGFYIESGGQVDDMGYIKSLPPFSEKMGGAGGGWEIEISSMRRASAGVIVHVGTVISGQPKVGDNAIAEVDLTRRHDIMRNHTATHLLHKALHTVLSDQATQAGSLVAPDRLRFDFNHPEALTSEQLDRIEHMVNDAIAADMPVKKESKSLEEAKKEGAMALFGEKYGETVRTISILEGLESSSSSSTAGRTKYSYELCGGTHLERTSDIGAFLIVSEGSVAANVRRIEAVTGRGAYELIAKRFKTLKQSAALLKTSVDEVPQKVESGQSEIAELKKELASLRAQAALSSFQSLVSNLQVVKDTHILAAEIPDSNADTLRMLADKFREKYPKGGVALLITGSAVIAVVTEDLVKRGLKAGDLITGIGGKGGGRPNMAQGSLAGDAKEALSKVAKVVEEKLK
- a CDS encoding type II toxin-antitoxin system PemK/MazF family toxin; this encodes MVIQRGEIWWADLPEPTGSEPGFRRPVLVVQSDDFNRSRIATAIVVVITSNLKLTNAPGNVFLPLKATGLSKDSIANVSQVLTVDKSFLTEKIGDLPIYLLEQVEAGLRLVMGLG
- the mltG gene encoding endolytic transglycosylase MltG, with product MRKLILPILLILTILCFLVAFIAIPSEAARIYGPPAPWLTIFQRAQYSARLLWYDGLLTRPLNGEASERNFRIESGQSVSSIAASLQDAALIRDAESFRDYLVYSGLDTSIQAGEYKLSAAMSAIDIAREIQDASATEATFTVLAGWRMEEIAASLPTSGLAITPDEFLAAARNRRNDYDFLDGADSLEGFLFPDSYILSRNISVNELMDELLRNFSLKLTSELTHGFEQQGLTVYQAVIVASIVEREAVQDEEKPLIASVYLNRLNIGMKLEADPTVQYALGFDFAAGTWWKNPLSLDDLQFDSPFNTYVYAGLPPAPISNPDLDSLQAVAFPAETPYFFFRAKCDGSGYHSFAETFEEHVANGCE
- a CDS encoding baseplate J/gp47 family protein, whose product is MKTKIITLESHDDLISVRDRMSWAKTPRILLVAPKFEKIALRQADLKVLQRHASSLGAQVGLVTRTRRVRADAEELGIPVFESTAEAQKEAWAQNPPKRLTRKPPAKNLREKREQVQVREEAWRAHPATRLGAFIVGVMSVFLIVALFIPRAQIRLKPITETQSIVIPVIASESTESVFVTGNIPAREKRIILDGAQTVVVTGEGVVPQSKATGVVVFRNLTSNAVTIPAGTIVEAARDALVQFVTLEDGIIAAGVGKELEIPVEAVESGAIGNLPAESLIVIRGALGLSLSVTNPEPTEGGREQSSVQASDADRARAKELLMKSLDEDARIKFLNDVGSGDILFDKTISISQILLEEFDPPAGAAGTTLTLTLQVEYSTRYASASDLSELASLALNASLPSGFRVASSNVKTESVGLPVLSEDDSTRWQLRAERQIVQSVDVAQIATLIRGLSVNEGRARLDESFDWESEPVISMFPSWWKWIPLLPFRIEVVTE
- a CDS encoding HAD family hydrolase gives rise to the protein MFNDLKHFRAQAIIFDKDGTLIDFDAMWGGWALYLAEQLHRASGIQVRDALCDAFGYDQASKKVLAHGMMAASPMGKLRQLTVEVMQAQGLSAEQAERVVDEGWCIPDPVISAKQFTDTWALFSKLHQQNIKIGIATSDDRAPTQAMIEAFDIEDFITTMVCSDDGIPSKPAPEMVTTICQRMNIEPSKVMVIGDTTSDLKMGRAAGAGLVVGVLSGVSAAKDLIPFADVIIDSVDDLHAYVESLAGNESIDPQNGLNPDFAF
- a CDS encoding methyltransferase domain-containing protein, which translates into the protein MDILDETHIASSVEEHSAQLDASQYTREGILKYEKIYGHAFVSTGGLDSTREIIKMLNLKPGMEVLDIGSGLGGSAFHMAQEYGAHVHGLDLSHNMLSLANERLQELNLDSRVTFEFGDILESRFDSKYDVAYSRDAFLHIPEKAKLFQTLKRALKPGGLLFFTDYCWGEGKHSDEFLAYVAQRGYDLYTVGEYGRLIEQAGFVEVRAMDKTPLFGDYLELELAKLPNDGSLPEIRKSWQEKLVRNRRGEQGWGWFMARRGK
- the ruvX gene encoding Holliday junction resolvase RuvX; amino-acid sequence: MRILAVDHGEKRIGLALSDPTATIASPFKVIEHVSRLLDAAQVANLAAENEVGLIVVGQSFDEEGKPNLAGRRAAKFADALRGQTHIPVELFDESFSTQDARTAVVEMGVSRKKRAGHHDSLAAVVILRSYLESRK
- a CDS encoding ChpI protein encodes the protein MKSDISIPNPVFHAAQNLAKKMGVSLSELYTAALNAYVAEHETENITETLDQVYANEPSALEPEIVTMQVVSLDGEQW